The following DNA comes from Bdellovibrio svalbardensis.
CCACACGGCTTTGGCGGTTTTGGGGGCTTTGGAAATTGCGCAACTGGGCGGTGGCCTGTTTCTGGCGTTGGCGATCGCAGTTGTGATATTTGAAGTGGCGACTGTGATTTTACTCAGAGCCCATTGGACCATGGATGTTTTTGCAGGAGCAATCTCAGCTCTTTGGGTGCACGATATCGTGTCGCGCTTTGCGCCGACTGTCGATGCATGGATCGCGACAATTTAACGACGAACAAATCTTTCGACTTGCTCCAAGACCCATTGTGGATCTTCCAGGGTCAAATCATGGCCTGCCTCAGGATGACGGACCAGAGGAAGATTCCACACCTCCGCAATTTTTTGCGAACATTCAGGATGGACGACCTTATCTTTGCCCGAAGATAGAACCAACACAGGTGCTGGCGGCGTGGGGCGCTGTGGGACTTGTGCCGCCAAAAAAAGCTGCCATAAAAAATTAATGGGCTTCACCGGATATTCAACTCCGCGAGGGCCCCAATGAGAAGCGACTTGTTCAATACGCTCTTGGGGAATTCCGGACGTGGTCATACGGATAATCATCTCTTCTCGTCTTGAAATATCTTTCTGCAACGAAGAGTGAAAGATCTGCTTCAGCGAGTAGGGAGTAATGCGTTTGTAAACTGGGGAGTTATTCAAACTGCAATTAATCAGAATCACCGCTTCGACTTCATCAGGATGGTGATGAGCCCACTCTAATGAAAGCATCCCCCCCAAAGAAAATCCCAAAAGAATTTTCTTACCTTCAGCGGGAACTTGTTCGCGTAGAGCATGGATATTTTTTTTCAAGTTCAAGGGCGTGCTGTGCTGATGATGGCGGCCATTGCCAAGAATATCTGCCGTGTGGAATTGATCCTGCGGGAAACGGGCTTGCAACTGGGGAAGAAAATCCCACCAGTGAAAAGCTTCGCTCATTATTCCTCTGACGAGGACCCATTGTTTAGGAACAAGATTAGCCACCGGTAATGACCCTTTACTAGCCGAAGGTGATGAGAGGACAAAGGTAAAAATAATGAATGGACGCCGGCTTGGCAATCCTTCTTTTTTTGTCGTTTTTTTTAACACTTTCGGTTGCTATGCGGTCCTTATTGGTCCTCTGAAATGCGAAATACCAGTGGATAAACTAAACCAAAATGCCGATAAGCTGCATATGGATTCGGCATCTTACCTGAAAACTTTGATCTCCCGTTGGGGGGTGGAATTAAGCCTGGTCGCCTTGCTGGCACTGGCTTTTTCGTTATTTCAGGATACCAAGCTTTTTGAAACCGCGTCCGCACCAATCACACCATTAAGTGATGAGGCGGCAAAGTCAGTCAAAGATTTGGTGAAGATTTTCGATAAAGCAAAATTGCATCAACGAAGCTACCTGAAAACGCGGTCGAATGAGGATCTTCAGGTTTACAATCAGCAAGTGACTCTGGTGAACACCAAAATGGTGGAGCTTACCCAAGGGGTCAAAGAAAATCCTGAGCAACAACTTCCGGTGTATCATTTCAATCAACTGGTTTGGGGTGAGTTCGATAATTTAAATAAAGAGCTCACGGCAGGTAAGATCAGCCGAAATCCAGCACAAGCTGATAAACTCTACCAAACAGCAGAAGGTCTTTTGAAGGTGTCTTTGGCACCTAAGACAGCATTTTTAAAATTTGGTGGTGTGAGCCTTTCAAAGGCCGAGTGCGCCGCTTTGGTTGCATTGCTGTTGTTCATTACCATGTTTATCAGTCGTCAATGGCATCGCGATGAATTCTTGGAGCAGAAATCCGAATCTTTAACCTTAAAAAATCGCTCGCTCTTTTTAGACACGCTTTTGGCTAGCATGAGTGAGGCCTTGATAGTGATCGACCAAGACGGCCACTTTACTCAGTATAATGCGGCTGCGCAAAGAATTGTCGGCACCAGAATTAAAGATGTCTTCAATGATTGGAGCTTGCACGAGCTTGGCTTCTATAACGTCACCACCGGAGTCCCGTTCAGCAAAGAGGAATTGCCGTTTTATAAAGCCTTGTACGGAGAGACGGTGGACGATCTGGAGATCTTTGTCAAAAATGCTGCACATCCAGAAGGGATGTATATCAGTTTAAGCAGTCGCTGCATTAACGATATCGATGGCAGTATTCGTGGAGCCCTGGTGGTTTTCCGTGATATCACGCGCCGAAAGCAAATTGAAAAAGAATATCAGAAGGCCCGGGAAGCGGCGGTCGAAGCTTCTTTGAAAAAGTCTGATTTCCTGGCAGCCATGAGCCATGAGATCCGCACGCCAATGAACGGTGTGATTGGTATGACCACGCTGTTGGCAGACACCTCGCTGAATGAAGAACAGAAGGAATACGTCGGAACAGTGAAGAGATCGGCGGAGTCTCTCTTGATGCTCATCAATGACATTCTGGATTATTCGAAAATTGAAGCAGGCAAGATCTCACTTGACCCTCAGCCTTTTGATTTAAGATTTTTGGTTCGTGATATGACAGAGATCTTTAAGCCCGTCGTTTCAGAAAAAGGTATTCATTTTGAATTGACCATGAACGAGCGCTCGGCTTGGAACTTTATCGGGGATCAAGGACGCTTGCGTCAGGTTTTGGTGAATCTGCTAGGCAATGCCGTCAAGTTTACGTCGGTAGGGACTGTGGAGTTGGCGATCTCACAGTTTAATCAGAAAAATGGAAAGTCTTTATTGCGCTTTGAAGTGAAGGACACAGGGCCAGGTCTTCGCGAAGAAGATCGCAAGTCTCTCTTTCAAAAATATTTTCAAACCAAAGATGGCATGAAGGTGGGCGGCACTGGCTTGGGCCTTTCCATTTCAAAGCAGTTAGTGGATCTGATGGGGGGAAGTATTGGCGTGGAAAGTGTCTTCCAGGCGGGTTCGACTTTCTGGTTCACGGTGGAGTTGCCGCAGTGCCAAGCTCAGGATTTGCCACGCAGTTCGGAAGTGGCATTTGCGAAGTTGTTTAAAGGTCACGTTTTGGTGGCGGAAGATCAACTCGTGAATCAGCGGGTGGCGATCAGTTATTTGCAGAAGTTGGGCCTAACGGTCGAGATCGCGGCGCAGGGGCGGTTGGCATTGGATAAAGTCCGGACCGGCAACTATGATCTCGTTTTTATGGACTGTCAGATGCCGGTCATGAACGGCTTTGAATCGACCCGTGAAATCCGAAAGTTCGAATCAGAAGCGCAGCGAAACAGAACTCCAATTATAGCTTTGACTGCAAATGGCGTCAGTTCTGAAGAGCATACTTATAAAGAGGCCGGAATGGATGACTATCTGGCCAAACCTTTAGAACTTTCAAGGTTGATTGAGGTCTTGCATCGCTGGCTGCAGCCAAATGTTGAAGTGATTGATTTGAGCGTTATTGAAAAGTTGCAAAAGTTTGTCGTGAAGGATCAGAACTTGATTGCGGCCCTCATCGAAGATTTTGAGCTGTCGGCGCCGGGATTGATTCAGACCATGAATGAGGCAGCGAGCACCGGCGAATTACAGGCAGTTTCAGAGGCCGCTCATGCATTGAAGTCCGCTAGCGCTTCGTTAGGGGCAAAGCCTCTCGCTGAGCTCTGCCAGGAAATTGAAGACTGTAATAACTCACAGAAAGCGAAAGAACTTGTCGCTCAAATTGAATTGCACTACACGAGAAGTCTGAATGAACTGAATAAGAGGAAAATGATATGGCAAAAATCCTCATAGTCGACGATCAAAAAAGTGTCTTGATGACCTTAGAGGCTCTTCTAAGTCCAGAGGGGCATATTGTGGTTGCCGCGACGAATGCGATCGATGCCCTTCATCATTTGGCAACAGAGCCCTTTGATTTGGTTATCACCGATGCGATCATGCCGGGAGGCGGGGATGGCTATGCATTGACCCGCACCATTCGTAAGCAGCCCAAGGTCGCAAATCTTCCGGTCATTCTGTTGACCGGAAAACGCGAAAAAAGTGACGTTGAAAAGGGCATTGAATCTGGGGTGAATGATTACGTCGTAAAACCTATTGATCCAGAACTACTATTGGCTAAGATTCGCAATCTCTTATCGATTGAGTCAGCCAATGCCATGAAGTTTATTGAAGCCCCGGTCAGTTTCAAAGCAGAATGGGAGACGAAGACTGAAGTGGTTTCTGTTTCGGAGATGGGATTCACTTTACATTCAAATACGCCGATGCCACTGGGGCGAATTGTGCGCTTAAATAGTCCGGTCTTTGCTGACATTGGAATTGAAAAGATGCCACTGCGTGTGGATTCGTGCGAAGAACTGGCGGGCCCAGACAGTGGCTTTAAGATTCATGCTCAATTTGTGGGGCTGACCGAAAAGGAATTGACGCCGCTCCGTCTTTGGATTCGCAAAAAATCAATTTAAATAAAAAAAAGGCACACAACATTCTACAGTTGTGTGCCTTTGAATTTAATTAGAACAATCTTATTTGCACATTGCTAAGTTTTTGCTGCCGTTAACGATGGAGTTATAAGGTGTTGAATTGGTGCTGCGAAGAACGGACCAGTATCTCGCGCCACCTTTCCAGCCACTGACATTTCCAGCAATTCTTTTGTCACGACCAATCCAACGATCGAGGATTCTGATGCCGCAGCTAAGATTTTGCTTTGGATCATGTAAGTCCTTGGTCGTTTTAAAAGCACAACCGTAGGCGTTGCCACTTTCAATTGAAATTTGCAAAAGTCCACGACTGACCACGCGGTTGCCATTACTGTCGTTGAAGTTTTCAGTGTAAGTGGTGTTGGTGTTAAAATTACTTTCAAAACGTACCATGGATGAAATCAAGAAGGACCAGTATTGTTTACGTTGAGCCGTCGTAAGTTTGCTGTATTTTGGACAAAACAAACTTTGATCCGCAGGAACCACATTGAGTAGATTTTGACCAATTCTGTCCAGCTCGCTTTCAACGTGGGCTGTCCATGCGCTGCTTCCAGATACTTTCGCTTCCCACAGAGGAACGACTTCACGGGTTGTTGGTTCAGCTGGTGGATTGGGAGTGGGTGTCGGAGTCGGAGTGGTTACCGTGCCCGAGGACCAGTCTCGATCGCGAGTGCCTTTGTCCACAACAGCATAGATCAAGCTTCCATTTTTCAAGGCAGCGATCACTTTAT
Coding sequences within:
- a CDS encoding response regulator, translating into MAKILIVDDQKSVLMTLEALLSPEGHIVVAATNAIDALHHLATEPFDLVITDAIMPGGGDGYALTRTIRKQPKVANLPVILLTGKREKSDVEKGIESGVNDYVVKPIDPELLLAKIRNLLSIESANAMKFIEAPVSFKAEWETKTEVVSVSEMGFTLHSNTPMPLGRIVRLNSPVFADIGIEKMPLRVDSCEELAGPDSGFKIHAQFVGLTEKELTPLRLWIRKKSI
- a CDS encoding PAS domain-containing hybrid sensor histidine kinase/response regulator, which encodes MDSASYLKTLISRWGVELSLVALLALAFSLFQDTKLFETASAPITPLSDEAAKSVKDLVKIFDKAKLHQRSYLKTRSNEDLQVYNQQVTLVNTKMVELTQGVKENPEQQLPVYHFNQLVWGEFDNLNKELTAGKISRNPAQADKLYQTAEGLLKVSLAPKTAFLKFGGVSLSKAECAALVALLLFITMFISRQWHRDEFLEQKSESLTLKNRSLFLDTLLASMSEALIVIDQDGHFTQYNAAAQRIVGTRIKDVFNDWSLHELGFYNVTTGVPFSKEELPFYKALYGETVDDLEIFVKNAAHPEGMYISLSSRCINDIDGSIRGALVVFRDITRRKQIEKEYQKAREAAVEASLKKSDFLAAMSHEIRTPMNGVIGMTTLLADTSLNEEQKEYVGTVKRSAESLLMLINDILDYSKIEAGKISLDPQPFDLRFLVRDMTEIFKPVVSEKGIHFELTMNERSAWNFIGDQGRLRQVLVNLLGNAVKFTSVGTVELAISQFNQKNGKSLLRFEVKDTGPGLREEDRKSLFQKYFQTKDGMKVGGTGLGLSISKQLVDLMGGSIGVESVFQAGSTFWFTVELPQCQAQDLPRSSEVAFAKLFKGHVLVAEDQLVNQRVAISYLQKLGLTVEIAAQGRLALDKVRTGNYDLVFMDCQMPVMNGFESTREIRKFESEAQRNRTPIIALTANGVSSEEHTYKEAGMDDYLAKPLELSRLIEVLHRWLQPNVEVIDLSVIEKLQKFVVKDQNLIAALIEDFELSAPGLIQTMNEAASTGELQAVSEAAHALKSASASLGAKPLAELCQEIEDCNNSQKAKELVAQIELHYTRSLNELNKRKMIWQKSS
- a CDS encoding alpha/beta fold hydrolase, producing the protein MLKKTTKKEGLPSRRPFIIFTFVLSSPSASKGSLPVANLVPKQWVLVRGIMSEAFHWWDFLPQLQARFPQDQFHTADILGNGRHHQHSTPLNLKKNIHALREQVPAEGKKILLGFSLGGMLSLEWAHHHPDEVEAVILINCSLNNSPVYKRITPYSLKQIFHSSLQKDISRREEMIIRMTTSGIPQERIEQVASHWGPRGVEYPVKPINFLWQLFLAAQVPQRPTPPAPVLVLSSGKDKVVHPECSQKIAEVWNLPLVRHPEAGHDLTLEDPQWVLEQVERFVRR